Proteins encoded within one genomic window of Theobroma cacao cultivar B97-61/B2 chromosome 7, Criollo_cocoa_genome_V2, whole genome shotgun sequence:
- the LOC18594628 gene encoding uncharacterized protein LOC18594628 yields the protein MGSGPNRECESKDSSGEKSRVYSDRNPVYITSDNGNRDELNQLNTQHPISCNVSLNPKEIDDAQYTSSKFIEGKGRCFIINQKDIIPYQGLRMHPVDSKNIPTSFIPCEDIKEAKKLYDCLSSCNDTMVVQCYDIICYEDKEWLVVVEPVETLKSLFRRIMEDRIRTSRTGIPATDKARWWNHIKDLFTNIFRNVISACCTVICEEKFMNQGPVYFNNLEKCLMISVADKCVKLLPDWGAKKGRGINIDKLQQLMSSIIGLPFELNDVAADGDFKLPNELVSFLHNLPTIT from the exons ATGGGTTCCGGACCAAACCGCGAGTGTGAGAGCAAAGATTCCTCTGGCGAGAAATCGAGAGTTTATAGTGATAGAAATCCTG TTTATATTACTTCTGATAATGGAAACCGCGATGAGCTAAATCAACTTAATACGCAGCATCCCATCAGTTG CAATGTCTCGTTGAATCCTAAAGAAATTGATGACGCTCAATATACTTCCTCTAAATTTATAGAG GGAAAAGGTAGATGTTTTATCATCAATCAAAAAGATATCATTCCATATCAAGGGCTTCGCATGCACCCAGTGGATTCTAAAAATATCCCTACTTCTTTCATCCCTTGTGAAGACATAAAAGAAGCAAAGAAGTTGTATGATTGCTTGAGTTCTTGCAATGATACAATGGTAGTCCAGTGCTATGATATAATTTGTTATGAAGATAAGGAATGGTTGGTTGTCGTTGAGCCTGTTGAAACTCTTAAATCTCTCTTTCGAAGGATTATGGAGGATCGGATACGTACGTCTCGTACAGGAATCCCAGCTACCGATAAAGCCAGATGGTGGAATCAcataaaagatttatttacTAATATATTCCGAAATGTTATAAGTGCTTGTTGTACTGTCATTTGTGAAGAGAAGTTCATGAACCAAGGGCCCGTTTACTTTAACAATTTAGAAAAATGTTTAATGATTTCTGTTGCTGATAAATGTGTGAAGCTTTTACCAGATTGGGGTGCAAAAAAGGGTAGAGGTATTAATATTGACAAGCTGCAACAACTTATGTCAAGTATAATTGGGCTTCCCTTTGAGTTGAATGATGTTGCAGCAGATGGTGATTTCAAATTGCCCAATGAGCTAGTCTCTTTTCTTCATAATCTGCCAACGATAACTT GA